A stretch of the Saccharolobus caldissimus genome encodes the following:
- a CDS encoding alpha-ketoacid dehydrogenase subunit beta — protein MERDPSVILMGEDIGVYGGAFGVTKGLIQKFGPDRVIDTPISEAGFIGAAIGAALAGLRPVVELMFVDFFGVAMDQIYNQMAKLRYMSGGQLKVPVTLRAPIGAGISAAAQHSQTLYSIFAHVPGLKVVVPSTPYDAKGLLISSIRDDNPVIFLEHKVLYGLKGEVPEEEYTIPLGKADIKREGDDVTVIGLARTVWHALDAAEQLSKEGISIEVIDPRTIVPFDKETVLKSVKKTGRVVIVDEDYDRCGFASWVASIIVDEAFEYLDAPIKRITTPNVPIPFSPPLEQYILPDAKKIINTVKSILG, from the coding sequence ACAAAAGGGCTTATACAAAAATTCGGTCCAGATAGGGTTATAGATACTCCAATTTCTGAAGCAGGATTTATAGGTGCAGCTATAGGTGCAGCGTTAGCAGGACTTAGACCAGTGGTAGAACTAATGTTTGTAGATTTCTTTGGAGTAGCCATGGATCAGATCTATAACCAAATGGCCAAATTAAGATATATGTCAGGTGGGCAGTTAAAAGTACCAGTCACGTTAAGGGCTCCAATAGGTGCAGGAATAAGTGCTGCAGCTCAACACTCTCAAACGCTATATTCCATATTTGCTCACGTTCCTGGACTAAAAGTAGTCGTTCCTTCTACACCATATGATGCTAAAGGCTTATTGATATCATCAATAAGAGATGATAATCCCGTTATATTCTTAGAGCATAAGGTACTATATGGCTTAAAAGGGGAAGTGCCAGAGGAGGAATATACAATACCTCTCGGAAAAGCTGATATAAAAAGAGAAGGCGATGACGTAACAGTAATCGGATTAGCTAGGACAGTATGGCACGCTTTAGATGCCGCTGAACAGTTATCAAAAGAGGGTATAAGTATTGAGGTTATAGATCCGAGGACGATAGTGCCATTTGATAAGGAAACCGTACTTAAATCTGTGAAAAAGACCGGTAGAGTAGTAATAGTTGATGAAGATTATGATAGGTGCGGGTTTGCTTCATGGGTGGCGTCGATAATAGTTGATGAGGCTTTTGAATATTTAGATGCTCCGATAAAGAGAATAACCACACCTAATGTACCAATTCCCTTTAGCCCTCCATTGGAACAATATATATTACCAGATGCTAAGAAGATAATTAACACAGTTAAATCGATATTGGGGTAA